The Coregonus clupeaformis isolate EN_2021a chromosome 18, ASM2061545v1, whole genome shotgun sequence genome has a segment encoding these proteins:
- the LOC121573629 gene encoding cyclin-dependent kinase 7: MALDVKSRAKIYEKLDFLREGQFATVYKARDKTNDTIVAIKQIKVGHRAEAKDGINRKALREIKLLQELSHPNIIGFLDIFGHKSNISLVFDFMETDLQVIIKDTSLVVTPDNIKAFIVMTTAPGVHAPPLGPAQGGGVRCQDVWGGRRHVGRGLHPCRAPPTVTIPNRRLRSGPAE, encoded by the exons ATGGCGCTTGATGTAAAGTCCAGAGCAAAAATATATGAAAAACTCGATTTTCTACGAGAGGGTCAG TTTGCCACTGTGTACAAGGCCAGGGACAAGACCAACGACACGATAGTTGCCATCAAGCAG ATCAAAGTTGGACACAGAGCAGAGGCTAAAGATG GCATCAACAGGAAAGCCCTACGAGAGATTAAACTACTGCAGGAGTTAAGTCACCCAAACATTATCGGG TTCCTTGATATATTTGGGCACAAATCCAACATCAGCTTGGTGTTTGACTTCATGGAGACAGACCTGCAG GTGATCATTAAAGATACCAGTCTGGTTGTGACTCCAGACAACATCAAAGCCTTCATAGTGATGACTACAGCGCCTGGAGTACATGCACCACCACTAGGTCCTGCACAGG GTGGTGGTGTTCGGTGCCAGGATGTATGGGGTGGGCGTCGACATGTGGGCCGTGGGCTGCATCCTTGCAGAGCTCCTCCTAcgg ttaccaTTCCTAACAGGAGACTCAGGTCTGGACCAGCTGAGTAA